A window from Camelus bactrianus isolate YW-2024 breed Bactrian camel chromosome 23, ASM4877302v1, whole genome shotgun sequence encodes these proteins:
- the LOC105081014 gene encoding LOW QUALITY PROTEIN: olfactory receptor 8I2 (The sequence of the model RefSeq protein was modified relative to this genomic sequence to represent the inferred CDS: inserted 1 base in 1 codon; substituted 1 base at 1 genomic stop codon) — translation MTQYQVSQRPRLIKVAGNNFTEVTFFILSEFANHPELQVSLFWIFLFIYLFTVWGNLGLIMLIGIDSQLHTPMYFFLSNLAHIGIFYSSTVIPKALVNFQSKQKTISFIGCFVQMNFFVGLVCSECFLLGSMAYDRYVAICNPLLYSVVMSQKVCSWLGVMPYTIGFTNSLISICMISNLAFCNASINHFFCDTTAXLALXCGDAFSTEMVIFVLAGFTLLSSLFIITINYTPIISAILKIQSAVGRQKAFSTCASHLLGVAVFYGSLIFTYLQPNNTSSLTQAQVVIPMLNPLIYSLRNKDVKKALLRVIHRKLFK, via the exons ATGACTCAATACCAG GTAAGTCAAAGGCCTAGGCTGATAAAAGTGGCTGGGAACAATTTCACGGAGGTGACTTTCTTCATTCTCTCTGAATTTGCAAATCACCCTGAACTGCAAGTCAgccttttctggatatttctcTTTATATACCTATTCACTGTATGGGGGAACCTTGGGCTAATTATGTTAATCGGAATTGACTCTCAGCTTCACACTCCTATGTACTTTTTCCTTAGCAATTTAGCACACATAGGCATATTTTATTCCTCTACTGTAATCCCCAAGGCACTGGTGAATTTCCAGTCAAAACAGAAAACCATCTCCTTCATTGGCTGCTTTGTTCAAATGAACTTTTTTGTGGGTTTGGTGTGTAGCGAGTGTTTTCTTCTGGGGTcaatggcctatgaccgctatgtggcaATCTGCAATCCCTTACTGTATTCAGTGGTTATGTCCCAGAAAGTGTGCAGCTGGTTGGGAGTCATGCCATATACAATAGGCTTCACAAATTCTCTGATATCCATCTGCATGATAAGCAATTTGGCATTCTGTAATGCCAGCATCAACCATTTTTTCTGTGACACCACAG CTTTGGCCCTGTAGTGTGGAGATGCCTTCAGCACAGAAATGGTGATCTTTGTTTTAGCTGGTTTCACCCTTCTCAGTTCCCTCTTCATTATCACCATCAATTACACGCCCATCATCTCAGCCATCCTCAAGATCCAGTCTGCGGTAGGCAGACAGAAAGCCTTTTCCACCTGTGCGTCCCACCTCCTGGGTGTGGCCGTCTTCTATGGGTCCCTGATTTTCACATATCTGCAGCCCAATAACACATCATCCTTGACCCAGGCACAGGTGGTCATCCCAATGCTGAATCCGCTCATCTATAGTCTGAGGAACAAAGACGTAAAAAAGGCTCTCCTGAGAGTCATACatagaaaactttttaaatga
- the LOC105081043 gene encoding olfactory receptor 8H1-like, with protein sequence MGQRNNTQVSSFILQGLTDSAGIRLALFTLFLLIYLITMVGNAGMILIIRLDLQLHTPMYFFLSHLSFLDLSYSTVITPKTLENLLTSTKSISRMNCFTQLYFFVFLGATECFLLSSMAYDRYVAICNPLHYPIVMSLRRCCFLILGSYLIGFLDSFVNVLCISRLHFCESNIIQHFFCDTSPILALSCTDTHDIEIMIFIVTGTTLMVSLITISVSYVFILSTVLKTNSTSGKQKAFSTCGSHLLGVTIFYGTMIFTYLKPSKSYSLGKDQVASVFYTIVIPMLNPFIYSLRNKEVKHAFCRVTQKREGSRQLK encoded by the coding sequence ATGGGTCAAAGGAATAACACGCAAGTGTCCAGCTTCATCCTTCAGGGGCTGACAGATTCTGCAGGGATCCGGCTGGCCCTCTTCACGCTGTTTCTCCTGATATACCTGATCACCATGGTGGGGAATGCGGGGATGATACTGATAATCCGCCTGGATCTCCAGCTTCACACCCCCATGTATTTTTTCCTCAGTCACCTCTCATTCCTTGACCTCAGTTACTCAACTGTCATCACCCCTAAAACCTTAGAGAACTTACTGACCTCCACCAAGTCTATTTCACGGATGAACTGCTTCACCCAGTTGTACTTCTTTGTCTTCCTGGGTGCCACTGaatgtttccttctctcctcaaTGGCCTATGATCGCTATGTAGCCATCTGCAACCCTCTGCATTACCCCATAGTTATGTCCCTGAGACGCTGCTGCTTCCTCATCCTTGGGTCCTATTTGATTGGCTTTCTGGACTCCTTTGTCAATGTCCTTTGCATAAGCAGATTGCATTTCTGTGAATCCAATATAATCCAGCACTTCTTCTGTGACACATCCCCAATCTTAGCCCTGTCCTGCACTGACACACATGACATCGAAATCATGATATTCATTGTCACTGGCACCACCCTAATGGTGTCTCTTATCACAATATCTGTGTCCTATGTGTTCATCCTGTCTACTGTCCTGAAAACTAATTCCACCTCCGGAAAGCAAAAAGCCTTTTCTACCTGTGGCTCACATCTCCTGGGAGTCACCATCTTTTATGGCACTATGATTTTCACTTATTTGAAACCAAGTAAATCTTACTCCTTGGGAAAGGATCAGGTGGCTTCTGTTTTTTATACCATTGTGATCCCCATGCTGAATCCATTCATTTATAGTCTTAGGAACAAAGAAGTAAAACATGCTTTCTGTAGAGTCACTCAGAAGAGAGAGGGATCCAGGCAATTAAAATAA